The Rhodococcus triatomae genome includes a window with the following:
- a CDS encoding L-threonylcarbamoyladenylate synthase, whose product MSVVYDCGRPDSRAAGLSAAKNALKAGRLVVLPTDTLYGLGADAFDGDAVASLLRAKGRGRDMPVPVLVGSWDTIDGLVYTVRPQARDLIRAFWPGGLSLVVRQAPSLAWDLGDTQGSVMLRMPLHPVALELLRDVGPLAVSSANISGQPPATTAAEAKGQLGGMVSVYLDGGPADHGLASTIVDLTGDTVRILREGAVRTENVAEVLGVPPETLLDGASPA is encoded by the coding sequence GTGAGTGTTGTGTACGACTGTGGCCGTCCCGATTCCCGCGCCGCCGGACTGAGCGCGGCGAAGAACGCGCTGAAGGCCGGCCGCCTGGTGGTGCTGCCCACCGACACGCTGTACGGGCTGGGCGCGGATGCCTTCGACGGAGACGCGGTGGCCTCGCTGCTGCGTGCGAAGGGCCGCGGACGGGACATGCCGGTTCCGGTGCTGGTGGGCTCCTGGGACACCATCGACGGACTCGTCTACACGGTGCGTCCGCAGGCCCGTGACCTCATTCGCGCGTTCTGGCCGGGAGGCCTCAGCCTCGTCGTGCGGCAGGCCCCGTCGCTGGCCTGGGATCTGGGCGACACCCAGGGCTCGGTCATGCTGCGCATGCCGTTGCACCCGGTCGCACTCGAGTTGCTTCGGGACGTGGGGCCGCTGGCCGTGTCGAGCGCCAACATCTCGGGACAGCCTCCGGCGACCACGGCGGCAGAAGCCAAGGGGCAGCTCGGCGGCATGGTGAGCGTCTACCTGGACGGGGGGCCGGCCGATCACGGTCTCGCCTCCACCATCGTCGACCTCACCGGTGACACCGTCCGCATCCTGCGCGAGGGTGCCGTCCGGACCGAGAACGTGGCCGAGGTCCTCGGTGTTCCGCCCGAGACCCTGCTCGACGGCGCGAGCCCTGCATGA
- the prmC gene encoding peptide chain release factor N(5)-glutamine methyltransferase encodes MTRQPLRLALAEATAQLEAAGVGSPRVDAELIAAHLLGVERTRLGLVPLVDAAVAQQLTELVAQRARRIPLQHLLGTAAMGNIDLEVGPGVFVPRPETELLLGWALAFLEGTAGRPPVVLDLCTGSGALALAIAHARPDAEVHAVEIDPSALAWARRNAAAREQDGDTPIALHQGDVTDRALLSRLDGTVDLVVANPPYVPEDAVLEPEVADHDPHLALFAGTDGLSVIKPMVSNVARWLRIGGAVGVEHDDSNGAEVAALFAGRRVFGDVVEHPDLAGRPRFVVAHRVATEVEAERIAAAKERQERRRSSPPEPPPEDPSEHRSERMTP; translated from the coding sequence GTGACCCGGCAACCGCTCCGACTGGCCCTGGCGGAAGCGACCGCGCAGCTCGAGGCCGCAGGCGTCGGGAGCCCGCGCGTGGACGCCGAGCTGATCGCCGCCCACCTGCTCGGAGTCGAACGGACCCGGCTCGGGCTGGTACCGCTCGTGGACGCCGCGGTCGCGCAGCAACTGACCGAGCTGGTCGCGCAGCGGGCCCGGCGGATCCCGCTGCAGCATCTGCTCGGTACCGCCGCGATGGGCAACATCGATCTCGAGGTCGGGCCTGGCGTGTTCGTCCCGCGTCCCGAGACCGAACTGCTCCTCGGCTGGGCTCTGGCCTTCCTCGAAGGCACTGCCGGGCGGCCGCCGGTCGTGCTCGACCTGTGTACCGGTTCGGGCGCCCTCGCCCTCGCGATCGCCCACGCCCGCCCGGACGCCGAGGTCCACGCCGTCGAGATCGACCCCTCCGCTCTGGCATGGGCTCGGCGCAACGCCGCGGCCCGTGAGCAGGACGGGGACACCCCGATCGCCCTGCACCAGGGTGACGTCACCGACCGGGCGCTGCTCAGCCGACTCGACGGCACCGTCGATCTGGTGGTGGCGAATCCGCCCTACGTTCCCGAGGATGCGGTCCTGGAACCGGAGGTCGCCGACCACGATCCCCACCTCGCGCTCTTCGCCGGTACCGACGGACTGTCGGTGATCAAGCCGATGGTCTCCAACGTCGCGCGCTGGCTCCGGATCGGGGGAGCGGTCGGCGTCGAGCACGACGACAGCAACGGTGCCGAGGTGGCGGCACTCTTCGCCGGTCGCCGAGTGTTCGGCGACGTCGTCGAACACCCTGATCTCGCGGGTCGGCCGCGCTTCGTCGTCGCACACCGGGTGGCCACGGAGGTCGAGGCCGAACGCATCGCCGCCGCGAAGGAACGCCAGGAGCGCCGCCGCTCGTCACCGCCCGAGCCGCCGCCGGAGGATCCGAGCGAACACCGGAGTGAAAGAATGACGCCGTGA